Proteins encoded in a region of the Streptomyces sp. PCS3-D2 genome:
- a CDS encoding class II glutamine amidotransferase — MCRWLAYSGTPVLLDTVLYRPEHSLINQSLRSRLGVESTNGDGFGLGWYSADGNGTPAVFRDIGPAWNNRNLQELAAHVRSPLFFAHVRASTGSAIQQTNCHPFRHGRWLWMHNGAIGDFHRLQRDLCMAVDPALFSCIEGSTDSEVMFYLAVTYGLDQDPPGAVARMAGLVERLGKEHGVAEPLQMTVAVSDGERVWAFRYSSQGRSRSLYYSSRADTVRHLYPEIDYLREVSDETRIVVSEPLGDLPGVWNELPESSYAVVPSGRDVDYLPFIPEL, encoded by the coding sequence ATGTGTCGGTGGCTCGCCTACTCGGGTACGCCCGTGCTGCTCGACACCGTGCTCTACCGCCCCGAGCATTCGCTGATCAACCAGAGCCTGCGTTCCCGGCTGGGTGTGGAATCGACCAACGGCGACGGCTTCGGGCTCGGCTGGTACAGCGCGGACGGCAACGGGACGCCTGCGGTCTTCCGCGACATCGGCCCGGCCTGGAACAACCGCAACCTCCAGGAGCTCGCCGCGCACGTCCGCTCGCCGCTGTTCTTCGCGCACGTGCGGGCCTCGACCGGCTCGGCGATCCAACAGACGAATTGCCACCCGTTCCGGCACGGCCGCTGGCTGTGGATGCACAACGGGGCGATCGGGGACTTCCACCGGCTCCAGCGCGATCTGTGCATGGCCGTCGACCCGGCCCTGTTCTCGTGCATCGAGGGGTCCACGGACTCCGAGGTGATGTTCTACCTCGCGGTCACCTACGGGCTCGACCAGGACCCCCCGGGCGCGGTGGCGAGGATGGCGGGGCTCGTGGAGCGCCTCGGCAAGGAGCACGGCGTGGCGGAACCGCTCCAGATGACGGTGGCGGTGAGCGACGGTGAGCGCGTGTGGGCGTTCCGGTATTCCAGTCAGGGGAGGTCGCGCTCGCTCTACTACAGCAGCAGGGCCGACACGGTCCGGCACCTCTACCCGGAGATCGACTACCTCAGGGAGGTGTCGGACGAGACCCGCATCGTGGTGTCCGAGCCGCTGGGTGACCTTCCGGGTGTGTGGAACGAACTCCCCGAGAGCAGTTACGCGGTCGTCCCGTCCGGTCGGGACGTGGACTACCTCCCTTTCATTCCGGAGCTCTAG
- a CDS encoding DUF4360 domain-containing protein encodes MIKSLRTGFTAAAVTATLVTLSPAAGASPSAPLDQVAVDVATVNGSGCRPGSAAVAVSPDNSAFTVTYSEYVAQAGGGAPAVEGRKNCLLSLVVHVPQGYTYAIAKVDYRGFGSLQPGAVGTQKASYYFQGMSQTAYRTHRFVGALDDNWQATDTTGIEALAWSPCGEQRNFNINTELRAEVGTSDPSRTSFMALDSTDGSINSVYHFSWKQCPQR; translated from the coding sequence GTGATCAAGTCGCTCCGTACCGGATTCACCGCAGCCGCCGTGACCGCAACGCTCGTCACGCTCAGTCCCGCCGCCGGGGCCTCCCCCTCGGCCCCCCTCGACCAAGTGGCCGTGGACGTCGCCACGGTCAACGGATCGGGCTGCCGTCCCGGCAGTGCCGCCGTCGCCGTGTCGCCCGACAACTCGGCCTTCACCGTCACCTACAGCGAGTACGTGGCCCAGGCGGGCGGCGGCGCCCCCGCCGTCGAGGGCCGCAAGAACTGTCTCCTGTCCCTCGTCGTGCACGTCCCGCAGGGCTACACCTACGCCATCGCGAAGGTGGACTACCGGGGCTTCGGCAGCCTCCAGCCGGGCGCGGTCGGCACGCAGAAGGCCAGCTACTACTTCCAGGGCATGAGCCAGACCGCCTACCGGACCCACCGGTTCGTCGGGGCGCTCGACGACAACTGGCAGGCCACCGACACCACCGGCATCGAAGCCCTGGCCTGGTCGCCCTGCGGCGAGCAGCGCAACTTCAACATCAACACCGAACTGCGTGCGGAGGTGGGCACGTCCGACCCGTCGAGGACCAGCTTCATGGCCCTCGACTCGACGGACGGCAGCATCAACAGCGTGTACCACTTCTCCTGGAAGCAGTGCCCCCAGCGCTGA
- a CDS encoding glutamate--cysteine ligase, translated as MGVEEEFLLVERRSRAPVGRAAGVIEAASGRLGPLVQPEFFTAQVESCTSPTSSTAVLRAELAWLRAELVRAARAQDCLLVGTGTPVIPPERPLTVTPDERYRRMAVRFASAVAGHDQPVCGCHVHIGVSSRAQALDLANRLRPWLPALQALSANSPFDRGRDTGHASWRAVEHARWPTVGPAPFLDEAAYERIAHDLVRCGALLDRRMIYWYARPSEHVPTLEIRVADVNARLDTVVLLAALVRGLAGVLLPERDEGRPAPFLECGRLREAHRLAALHGLDGGWGLDPVGGAHVPVWDMLDRLRERAEPGLAAAGDLLLVDTLLDRLRAEGGGAARQRAARARRGRLADVVDSLAAATAAA; from the coding sequence ATGGGCGTGGAGGAGGAGTTCCTGCTCGTAGAGCGCCGCAGCAGGGCCCCGGTGGGCCGCGCGGCCGGGGTCATCGAGGCGGCCTCGGGCAGACTCGGGCCGCTGGTCCAGCCGGAGTTCTTCACCGCACAGGTCGAGTCGTGCACGAGCCCGACGTCGAGCACGGCGGTGCTGCGGGCCGAGCTGGCGTGGCTGCGGGCCGAGCTGGTCCGGGCGGCGCGGGCACAGGACTGCCTGCTCGTCGGCACCGGCACTCCAGTGATCCCGCCCGAGCGTCCGCTGACCGTCACTCCGGACGAGCGCTACCGGCGCATGGCGGTCCGCTTCGCCTCGGCCGTGGCGGGCCACGACCAGCCGGTGTGCGGCTGCCACGTCCACATCGGCGTATCCTCCCGGGCGCAGGCACTGGACCTGGCCAACCGGCTCAGGCCGTGGCTGCCCGCCCTGCAGGCCCTGAGCGCGAACTCCCCCTTCGACCGCGGCCGGGACACCGGCCACGCCAGCTGGCGGGCGGTCGAACACGCCCGATGGCCCACGGTGGGGCCCGCTCCCTTCCTGGACGAGGCCGCCTACGAGCGCATCGCCCATGATCTGGTGCGGTGCGGGGCCCTGCTGGACCGACGGATGATCTACTGGTACGCCCGCCCGTCCGAGCACGTGCCGACGCTGGAGATCCGCGTCGCCGACGTGAACGCCCGCCTCGACACCGTCGTCCTGCTGGCGGCGCTCGTCCGAGGACTCGCGGGGGTGCTGTTGCCGGAGCGCGACGAGGGCAGGCCGGCGCCGTTCCTGGAGTGCGGGCGGCTGCGCGAGGCGCACCGGCTCGCGGCCCTGCACGGGCTGGACGGCGGATGGGGCCTCGACCCGGTCGGCGGGGCGCACGTGCCGGTGTGGGACATGCTCGATCGGCTGCGGGAACGGGCCGAACCCGGACTCGCCGCGGCCGGCGACCTGCTCCTGGTGGACACCCTGCTCGACCGGCTGCGTGCGGAGGGTGGCGGTGCGGCCCGTCAGCGTGCCGCCCGTGCCCGGCGGGGAAGGCTGGCCGACGTGGTCGACAGCCTGGCGGCGGCGACGGCGGCCGCATGA
- a CDS encoding glyoxal oxidase, with translation MSRPSRSAALSALALAAALALPTAGPPAPARAAVHHIGDEAGVLGEEHARTHARLRRAAQDTTGYPQARRTASLAGLEESQRRVNAGFDPARFGRFTQFFPSPDFGVHVALLPTGKVLLFSFERVESDPTKETGPTNTVGPANAGRAWLWNPAAGTGPRAFRNVPPPVVLMPDGTHSPRPAPFFCAGHSYLPNGMVGVFGGNLGGRGGSGARLSFVFDPWTEKWFRNRDLAVGRWYPSVVTGADGRQIIMSGQSERGTGTPTPVVERFPALGHRVPWRPYDIPAGVPAERLRSDAPFRNDYPHLFSLRDGMIYGLGRDADQQWLFDPVGDVRSELPRRPADFRGYGSAVPLPAGFRGPDSVLVLGGDPRDPHTYRLSGGRWTTEEPRAFGRTQDDTLILPDGTLLTVNGALDTRDYGHGPFNPEADPKYRQIEVRDASGRWRTGPAQRLPRGYHSNALVLPDGRMMVTGDELQQIANDPDIGDGMDGSIELYEPAYLHRGARPALDRVPAGDLRYDTAFQVSSSTAEDVRRAVLLAPTTATHSVNTSQRHLDLRITDIQGHRIALRTPPGAADAPPGSYMLFLLDARGVPSTAKWIKLGTR, from the coding sequence ATGTCCCGCCCGTCCCGGTCCGCCGCCCTGTCGGCGCTGGCCCTCGCCGCAGCCCTGGCCCTTCCCACCGCCGGGCCACCCGCGCCGGCCCGGGCCGCGGTCCACCACATCGGCGACGAAGCCGGCGTCCTGGGCGAGGAGCATGCCCGCACCCACGCCCGGCTGCGCCGGGCCGCCCAGGACACCACGGGGTACCCGCAGGCGAGGCGCACGGCGAGCCTGGCCGGTCTGGAGGAGTCCCAGCGCAGGGTCAACGCCGGCTTCGACCCCGCCCGGTTCGGCCGCTTCACGCAGTTCTTCCCCTCCCCCGACTTCGGCGTCCACGTGGCCCTGCTGCCCACCGGGAAGGTGCTGCTGTTCTCCTTCGAACGCGTGGAGTCCGACCCCACGAAGGAGACCGGGCCGACGAACACCGTCGGCCCGGCCAACGCGGGCCGGGCCTGGCTCTGGAACCCCGCTGCGGGGACCGGGCCCCGGGCCTTCCGGAACGTACCGCCGCCGGTGGTGCTGATGCCCGACGGCACCCATTCCCCCCGCCCGGCGCCGTTCTTCTGCGCCGGGCACTCCTACCTACCCAACGGGATGGTCGGGGTCTTCGGCGGCAACCTCGGCGGCAGGGGCGGCAGCGGCGCCCGGCTGTCCTTCGTCTTCGACCCGTGGACCGAGAAGTGGTTCCGCAACCGCGACCTGGCCGTCGGCCGCTGGTACCCCTCGGTCGTGACCGGGGCGGACGGCCGGCAGATCATCATGTCCGGCCAGTCCGAGCGCGGCACGGGCACCCCCACCCCGGTGGTGGAACGCTTCCCCGCGCTCGGACACCGCGTTCCCTGGCGGCCGTACGACATCCCCGCCGGCGTCCCCGCCGAGCGGCTCCGCTCGGACGCCCCCTTCCGCAACGACTACCCGCACCTGTTCTCGCTGCGCGACGGGATGATCTACGGCCTCGGCCGCGACGCCGACCAGCAGTGGCTCTTCGACCCGGTCGGGGACGTACGCAGCGAGCTTCCTCGGCGGCCCGCCGACTTCCGGGGCTACGGCTCGGCCGTGCCGCTGCCGGCGGGCTTCCGGGGCCCGGACTCCGTCCTCGTCCTCGGCGGCGACCCGCGTGACCCGCACACATACCGGCTGTCCGGGGGACGCTGGACGACCGAGGAGCCCAGGGCCTTCGGCCGCACCCAGGACGACACCCTGATCCTGCCGGACGGCACGCTGCTCACTGTCAACGGGGCCCTGGACACCAGGGACTACGGCCACGGCCCGTTCAACCCGGAGGCCGACCCGAAGTACCGACAGATCGAGGTGCGCGACGCGAGCGGCCGGTGGAGGACGGGACCGGCCCAACGGCTGCCGCGCGGCTACCACTCCAACGCCCTGGTGCTGCCGGACGGACGGATGATGGTCACCGGCGACGAACTCCAGCAGATCGCCAACGATCCCGACATCGGGGACGGGATGGACGGCAGCATCGAGCTCTACGAGCCCGCCTATCTGCACCGGGGCGCCCGGCCGGCGCTCGACCGGGTCCCGGCGGGCGACCTCCGGTACGACACGGCCTTCCAGGTGTCCAGCTCGACGGCCGAGGACGTCAGGCGCGCCGTACTGCTGGCCCCGACGACGGCAACGCACTCGGTCAACACCAGCCAGCGCCACCTCGACCTGCGGATCACCGACATCCAGGGCCACCGGATCGCGCTGCGCACCCCACCCGGTGCCGCCGACGCGCCGCCCGGCTCCTACATGCTCTTCCTGCTCGACGCGCGGGGCGTCCCCAGCACGGCGAAATGGATCAAGCTCGGCACCCGCTGA
- a CDS encoding IS701 family transposase, whose protein sequence is MTPEDLAAVRCDLEDFAAEVFEPFARNDQRRWGRVYLRGLLTDGQRKSVEPMAARLGEDGNRQALAHFITTSPWDPAHVRARLAWRMERAIRPTVLVFDDTGFLKDGNASACVSRQYTGTAGKVTNCQVGVSLHMASDHASAAVDWRLFLPETWAPGSVKADPDKVARRTACGIPDDIGHVEKWQLALDMLDETRSWGIEVPLAIADAGYGDAAAFRHGLQARGLNYVVGISTTLSAQPGPAVPVAEPYSGTGRPPVAKYPDKPQSVKQLVIAAGRKAAKPVQWREGSRPGTGRSGFKRMYSRFVALRIRPAGREVRQTVDGPELPECWLLAEWPAGQAEPVQFWLSDLPADTPLTTLVRLAKLRWRIEHDYREMKQALGLAHFEGRTWNGWHHHVTLVSVAHAFCTLQRLARAPKDTALA, encoded by the coding sequence GTGACGCCTGAGGACTTGGCCGCGGTGCGGTGTGATCTGGAGGATTTCGCGGCGGAGGTTTTCGAGCCGTTCGCGCGGAATGATCAGCGTCGGTGGGGGCGGGTCTACCTGCGTGGGCTGCTGACCGACGGGCAGCGCAAGTCGGTCGAGCCGATGGCCGCCCGGCTGGGCGAGGACGGGAACCGTCAGGCCCTGGCCCACTTCATCACCACCAGTCCGTGGGATCCGGCGCATGTGCGGGCCCGGCTGGCCTGGAGGATGGAAAGGGCGATCCGGCCCACCGTGCTGGTCTTCGACGACACCGGGTTCCTCAAGGACGGCAATGCCTCGGCGTGTGTGTCGCGGCAGTACACCGGCACCGCGGGCAAGGTCACCAACTGCCAGGTGGGCGTCTCCCTGCACATGGCTTCGGATCATGCCTCGGCGGCGGTCGACTGGCGGCTGTTCCTGCCCGAGACCTGGGCGCCCGGGTCGGTGAAGGCGGATCCGGACAAGGTCGCCCGCCGCACCGCCTGCGGTATCCCCGACGACATCGGGCATGTGGAGAAATGGCAGCTGGCCCTGGACATGCTGGATGAGACCCGCTCGTGGGGCATCGAGGTGCCGCTGGCCATTGCGGACGCCGGATACGGCGACGCCGCGGCCTTCCGGCACGGCCTGCAGGCCCGCGGCCTCAACTACGTCGTGGGCATCTCCACCACCCTCTCGGCCCAGCCCGGCCCCGCGGTGCCGGTCGCCGAGCCGTACTCCGGGACCGGGCGCCCGCCGGTGGCGAAGTACCCCGACAAGCCGCAGTCGGTGAAACAGCTGGTCATCGCGGCCGGCCGGAAGGCGGCGAAGCCGGTGCAGTGGCGTGAGGGATCCCGGCCCGGCACGGGCCGCAGCGGCTTCAAGCGGATGTACTCGCGGTTCGTGGCCTTGCGGATCCGGCCTGCCGGACGCGAGGTCCGCCAGACTGTTGACGGACCGGAACTGCCGGAGTGCTGGCTCCTGGCCGAGTGGCCAGCAGGCCAGGCCGAGCCGGTCCAGTTCTGGCTCTCCGACCTGCCCGCCGACACCCCGCTGACCACCCTGGTCCGCCTGGCCAAGCTCCGCTGGCGCATCGAACACGACTACCGCGAGATGAAGCAGGCCCTGGGCCTGGCCCACTTCGAGGGCCGCACCTGGAACGGCTGGCACCACCACGTCACCCTCGTCTCCGTCGCGCACGCCTTCTGCACCCTGCAACGACTGGCCAGAGCCCCAAAAGACACGGCGCTGGCCTGA
- a CDS encoding LacI family DNA-binding transcriptional regulator, with translation MPEPRSGSRPTLEAVAALAGVSRATVSRVVNGGDGVRPHLAERVQTAIQELGYIPNHAARTLVTRRTGAVAVIIPEPEARIFSDPFFSRQIRGISKELTAHDAQLVLLLVEDHCDYDRIERYLAGGHVDGALAFSLHTDDPLPSIAARIGMPMVYGGRPGWTAGPGEDGRVTYVDADNRGGARDAVRHLLARGRRRIAHICGPLDQTSAADRLSGYRDVLPAAGSELVAVGDFTAAGGARAMAELLDRDPSIDAVFAGNDLMATGALRVLRERGRVVPGEVSVVGFDDAEPVAESADPPLTTVRQDIEGMGRTMARLLMERLGDGREGRTAPGPVITETILVERASA, from the coding sequence GTGCCCGAACCGCGTTCCGGCAGCCGTCCCACCCTGGAGGCCGTCGCGGCGCTCGCGGGCGTGTCGAGGGCCACGGTCTCCCGTGTGGTCAACGGCGGTGACGGAGTCCGCCCGCATCTGGCCGAACGGGTGCAGACGGCGATCCAGGAGTTGGGTTACATCCCGAACCACGCGGCCCGCACACTGGTCACCCGACGCACCGGCGCCGTCGCGGTGATCATTCCCGAGCCCGAGGCGAGGATCTTCTCGGACCCCTTCTTCTCCCGTCAGATACGCGGCATCAGCAAGGAGTTGACCGCGCACGACGCCCAGCTGGTGCTGCTGCTGGTGGAGGACCACTGCGACTACGACCGCATCGAGCGGTACCTGGCCGGCGGCCATGTCGACGGAGCCCTCGCCTTCTCCCTGCACACCGACGACCCGCTGCCCTCCATCGCCGCCCGCATCGGCATGCCCATGGTCTACGGCGGGCGTCCGGGCTGGACCGCCGGGCCCGGGGAGGACGGCCGGGTGACATACGTGGACGCGGACAACCGCGGGGGCGCCCGGGACGCCGTACGCCACTTGCTGGCGCGGGGACGGCGACGGATCGCGCACATCTGCGGCCCGCTCGACCAGACCTCGGCGGCCGACCGGCTGAGCGGCTATCGCGACGTACTCCCGGCCGCGGGGTCCGAGCTGGTCGCCGTGGGGGACTTCACCGCGGCGGGCGGAGCCCGCGCGATGGCCGAACTGCTGGACCGGGACCCCTCGATCGACGCGGTGTTCGCCGGCAACGACCTGATGGCGACCGGGGCACTGCGCGTGCTGCGCGAGCGCGGCCGGGTGGTCCCCGGGGAGGTCTCGGTGGTGGGCTTCGACGACGCCGAACCGGTGGCGGAGAGCGCCGACCCTCCGCTGACGACGGTGCGCCAGGACATCGAGGGCATGGGGCGGACGATGGCCCGGCTGCTGATGGAGCGGCTGGGAGACGGCCGCGAGGGCCGGACCGCGCCGGGGCCGGTGATCACCGAAACGATCCTGGTGGAGCGCGCGTCGGCCTGA
- a CDS encoding glycoside hydrolase family 16 protein produces the protein MRETSGRKRAALRRAVLAAIGTTALVATAAAGAVLPANAAAPPTPAGWTQLFLEEFDGPAGSGVDTADWQYTTGTSYPGGPANFGTGEIETMTADPANVSLDGAGHLRITPRRDAAGRWTSGRVETRRGDFQPPPGGTLRAEARIQMPNVTGPAAKGYWPAFWMLGTPYRGNWWNWPGIGEIDIMENVQGLNTVWATLHCGTSPGGPCGETSGIGGQRTCPGAGCQAGFHTYAVEWDRSTAVEQMRFSVDGLGFHTVRADQVDAATWADATNHGYFIILNVAMGGGFPDAFGGGPDAGTEPGHSMVVDYVSVLRSEGGPTPPTTPPTTPPSGNRDAYAAIQAESYDDQSGVAKETCTDAGGGQNLAALGNGDWALFRGVDFGSAPATQFHGRVAGGAAGGVSGLVEVRLDSRTSPPVGSFSVADTGGWQSWRTIPANITAVTGTHDVYLTFTSGQPADFVNVNWFDFGH, from the coding sequence ATGCGCGAGACATCAGGAAGGAAACGAGCCGCCTTACGGCGGGCCGTCCTCGCCGCGATCGGCACGACCGCCCTGGTCGCCACCGCCGCGGCCGGAGCCGTACTGCCCGCGAACGCCGCGGCTCCCCCCACGCCCGCGGGCTGGACCCAGCTGTTCCTGGAGGAGTTCGACGGGCCCGCCGGCTCCGGGGTGGACACCGCCGACTGGCAGTACACCACCGGCACCAGCTACCCCGGCGGACCCGCGAACTTCGGTACCGGCGAGATCGAGACGATGACCGCCGACCCCGCCAACGTGTCGCTCGACGGCGCGGGCCACCTGCGCATCACACCCCGGCGGGATGCCGCGGGCCGGTGGACGTCCGGCCGCGTCGAGACCCGTCGGGGCGACTTCCAGCCCCCGCCGGGCGGCACGCTCCGCGCCGAGGCCCGCATCCAGATGCCCAACGTCACCGGCCCGGCGGCCAAGGGCTACTGGCCCGCCTTCTGGATGCTCGGCACCCCGTACCGCGGGAACTGGTGGAACTGGCCGGGCATCGGCGAGATCGACATCATGGAGAACGTGCAGGGCCTCAACACCGTCTGGGCGACGCTGCACTGCGGCACGAGCCCTGGCGGCCCCTGCGGCGAGACGTCCGGGATCGGCGGCCAGCGCACCTGCCCGGGGGCCGGCTGCCAGGCCGGTTTCCACACCTACGCCGTCGAGTGGGACCGCTCGACCGCGGTCGAGCAGATGCGGTTCTCCGTCGACGGACTGGGCTTCCACACCGTGCGCGCCGATCAGGTCGATGCGGCGACCTGGGCCGACGCCACGAACCACGGCTACTTCATCATCCTGAACGTCGCGATGGGCGGCGGCTTCCCCGACGCGTTCGGGGGCGGACCCGACGCCGGTACCGAGCCGGGCCACTCCATGGTCGTCGACTACGTGTCCGTCCTGCGGTCGGAGGGGGGCCCGACTCCGCCCACCACTCCCCCGACCACCCCGCCATCCGGCAACCGCGACGCGTACGCCGCCATCCAGGCCGAGTCCTACGACGACCAGTCGGGCGTGGCCAAGGAGACCTGCACGGACGCGGGCGGCGGCCAGAACCTCGCGGCCCTCGGCAACGGCGACTGGGCCCTTTTCCGAGGCGTGGACTTCGGCTCCGCCCCGGCGACGCAGTTCCACGGCAGGGTCGCCGGCGGCGCCGCCGGCGGGGTCAGCGGGCTCGTCGAAGTGCGGCTCGACAGCCGGACCTCGCCCCCGGTGGGCAGCTTCTCCGTCGCCGACACCGGCGGCTGGCAGAGCTGGCGCACGATCCCGGCGAACATCACCGCGGTCACGGGCACCCACGACGTCTATCTGACCTTCACCAGCGGCCAGCCGGCCGACTTCGTGAACGTCAACTGGTTCGACTTCGGCCACTGA
- a CDS encoding SpoIIE family protein phosphatase, which translates to MTHDVGPPGEGTSPEVLALAKVVARLRSEIADLEGVSASTAVLERAKGVLMAQEGISADAAYERLLERATRQGSTLMEECWLVLGRVGPGRPPAAPAGLAVPAAPDRGARPEQAVGAGGPCDGPPDEDGLRPLLARIAECLAEARDEADVAELLRAVLAEAIGVDAVMIYTVTVAGSLDLTGHAGIDEELSRQWAHVPPLSGVAALEAIAAGHSVWLEDPAQDARRYLLIGNPPERWPSRAWVPVPSDGAVRAAVGFLRTRPGVFDAGTRTLLRQAVRLCGALLRAFGASGGGAAEGAAAPDAAEQVQRILDVLSGPAVLLTPLRSAAGEIEDYRIDAAAPESVDVAGRRGKELIGRKVLETYPTVAGTALWEGYQDTLATGAVYEGEPFRYHDVGAGFPQESVYSVRAARLGDRLAVSWIRHDTSEREIRRLAELQRLGNLGWAAWHLTTDRVVWSDQVYAIFDREPALGPIGLEELPRHVLPGDREGLAASVRRLLRLGHPVDRPFRITTGEGVRDLRIVVEAQTAANGTPVEVHGFFQDVTAQRDAERALRESERAALVQRGMLQAERALAARLQSTLLPIPEQSLELAGLCVGVACTPADSGANVGGDWYSAIELPDRSALFVVGDVAGHGLAAVGTMAQLRFTAKGMAITGSALIDVLRRLNNLLLHTDAEPSATATMVIARYQPEDRRLTWARAGHLPPLLLRGGRAGFLPQPDGCLLGAAHDSVYGQAVIDLLPGDRLLLYTDGLVEEPGEDIDLGLDRLAQDALRLLGSGTDEELARTLAGRRRANRDDICVLDIHLPDEA; encoded by the coding sequence ATGACGCACGACGTCGGACCCCCCGGCGAAGGCACCTCACCCGAGGTGCTCGCGCTGGCCAAGGTGGTCGCCAGGCTGCGATCGGAGATCGCGGACCTGGAGGGCGTCTCCGCGTCCACGGCCGTCCTGGAGCGCGCCAAGGGCGTCCTGATGGCACAGGAGGGCATCTCCGCGGACGCGGCCTACGAGAGGCTGCTGGAGCGTGCGACCAGGCAGGGCAGCACCCTCATGGAGGAGTGCTGGCTCGTCCTGGGCCGGGTCGGCCCCGGCCGGCCGCCCGCCGCGCCGGCCGGCCTAGCGGTGCCGGCCGCCCCGGACCGCGGTGCCCGGCCGGAGCAGGCCGTCGGCGCCGGGGGCCCCTGCGACGGTCCGCCGGACGAGGACGGGCTGCGCCCGCTGCTGGCCCGGATCGCGGAGTGCCTGGCCGAGGCACGGGACGAGGCAGACGTCGCGGAGCTGCTGCGCGCCGTGCTCGCCGAGGCGATCGGCGTGGACGCCGTGATGATCTACACGGTGACGGTGGCGGGCAGCCTGGACCTGACCGGGCACGCCGGCATCGACGAGGAACTGTCCCGCCAATGGGCCCACGTTCCGCCGCTGAGCGGCGTCGCCGCCCTCGAAGCCATCGCCGCCGGGCACTCCGTGTGGCTCGAGGACCCGGCGCAGGACGCGCGCCGCTACCTGCTGATCGGCAACCCGCCCGAGCGCTGGCCCTCGCGCGCCTGGGTCCCCGTACCGTCCGACGGAGCCGTCAGGGCGGCCGTGGGGTTCCTGCGCACCAGGCCCGGCGTCTTCGACGCAGGTACCCGCACGCTGCTGCGCCAGGCCGTGCGGCTGTGCGGCGCGCTGCTGCGCGCCTTCGGCGCGTCCGGCGGCGGCGCGGCCGAGGGCGCGGCGGCCCCCGACGCCGCGGAACAGGTGCAGCGCATCCTGGACGTGCTGTCCGGCCCCGCGGTCCTGCTCACTCCGCTGCGTTCGGCGGCGGGGGAGATCGAGGACTACCGCATCGACGCGGCGGCGCCGGAGTCGGTCGACGTGGCCGGGCGCCGGGGCAAGGAGCTCATCGGCCGCAAGGTCCTGGAGACGTATCCCACCGTGGCGGGCACCGCACTGTGGGAGGGCTACCAGGACACGCTCGCCACGGGGGCGGTGTACGAGGGGGAGCCCTTCCGGTACCACGACGTGGGGGCCGGATTCCCCCAGGAGTCGGTGTACTCCGTCCGGGCCGCCCGTCTCGGGGACCGCCTGGCGGTCTCCTGGATCCGGCACGACACCAGCGAGCGCGAGATCCGCAGACTGGCCGAACTGCAGCGCCTGGGCAACCTCGGCTGGGCGGCCTGGCACCTGACGACGGACCGCGTCGTCTGGTCCGACCAGGTCTACGCCATCTTCGACCGGGAGCCCGCCCTGGGGCCGATCGGCCTGGAGGAGCTGCCCCGCCACGTGCTGCCCGGGGACCGCGAGGGTCTCGCCGCGTCCGTCCGGCGGCTGCTGAGACTGGGCCACCCCGTGGACCGGCCCTTCCGGATCACCACCGGCGAGGGCGTACGGGACCTGCGGATCGTCGTGGAGGCGCAGACCGCCGCCAACGGCACCCCGGTCGAGGTCCACGGCTTCTTCCAGGACGTCACCGCCCAGCGGGACGCCGAACGCGCGCTGCGGGAGAGCGAGCGGGCCGCCCTCGTCCAGCGCGGGATGCTCCAGGCCGAGCGCGCGCTCGCAGCCCGGCTCCAGTCGACCCTGCTACCCATCCCCGAACAGTCCCTGGAACTCGCCGGCCTGTGCGTCGGAGTGGCCTGCACGCCGGCCGACAGCGGGGCCAACGTCGGTGGCGACTGGTACAGCGCCATCGAACTGCCCGACAGGAGCGCGCTCTTCGTCGTCGGGGACGTGGCCGGCCACGGCCTCGCGGCCGTCGGGACCATGGCTCAACTGAGGTTCACCGCCAAGGGCATGGCCATCACCGGATCGGCCCTCATCGACGTCCTGCGCCGGCTCAACAACCTGCTGCTCCACACCGACGCGGAACCATCCGCCACCGCGACGATGGTCATCGCCCGCTACCAGCCCGAGGACCGGCGCCTGACCTGGGCCCGAGCCGGGCACTTGCCGCCGCTGCTGCTCCGCGGCGGCCGGGCGGGCTTCCTGCCGCAGCCCGACGGCTGCCTCCTGGGCGCCGCCCACGACTCCGTCTACGGACAGGCCGTCATCGACCTGCTGCCCGGCGACCGCCTGCTCCTCTACACCGACGGTCTCGTGGAGGAGCCGGGCGAGGACATCGACCTCGGACTGGACCGGCTCGCGCAGGACGCCCTCCGACTTCTGGGGAGCGGCACGGACGAGGAGCTCGCCCGCACGCTGGCGGGGCGGCGTCGGGCGAACCGCGACGACATCTGCGTCCTGGACATCCACCTCCCGGACGAGGCGTGA